DNA sequence from the Camelus dromedarius isolate mCamDro1 chromosome 24, mCamDro1.pat, whole genome shotgun sequence genome:
TCCGCTCCAGGGAATGAAGCCCCTCTAGGACACTGCGGCAGTCAGCACACTCAACGGGCTGCCTGTGAGGGCCCAATATCACAGCACCCTCTGTGTGTGCACCTCTAGAATTAAGGCCAGAGAGAAACTTTCCCATGGAGTTTGAAACAAACCCCATGGAGGTTACGGGAAGCTTGGTCAGCACAGGACACATCCCACAGATGAGAGCCATTGTTTCCCCTCATTGGTGCGGAGCAGCTGCAAGCAATCTGCTTACACAGCGAAGAGGAAAAACAGGGTCAGGCAGACTGGCCGGTGGGGAGAGGAAGACGGGGAGTGACGGAGGTTTGGGACTTAGAGGTAAGTTGGGGGGATGAGGGGAAGGGTTTGAAGCCACAGCATCCTTGGCATCAATCCTCCTCGGCCTTCATCTACAGCCTCCCTGCCATGCCCTACAAACACCCCCAGAGACCTCCTCACTGCACGCATTCACCCACTGTGACTTTAGGTCAAAAGTATGTTCCTATAGGGCATTTGCTCAAGGTATAAATTTTCATAGTAAAAGAGTAATTCTTTCCatatcccactcctgggcatatatgaaGACAAAAGATGAAAACCCTagttagaaaagatacatgcaccccaatgctcacagaagcactatttacaatagctaagacttgtaagcatggaagcaacctaagtgcccatctacagatgactggataaaagaaGATGTGGGACACggacacacaacacacacacacacacacacacacacacacacacactggatactactcagccataaaaaagaatgagataactccatctgcagcaacatggatggcctagagattatcatactaagtgaaataagtcagacaaagataaatatcatatgctatcatttatatgtggaatctaaaaaaatgatacaaatgaacttatttataaaacagaaacagactcagagatataggaaacaatcttatgtttaccaaaggggaagtggaggagaaataaatcaggaatttgagattaacagatacacaccactgtatacaaaatagataaacaacaaggacatactgcagagcacagagaactatattcaatatcttgtaataacctctaatggaaaagaatttgaaaaagaatatatttgtatatatataactaaatcaatttgctgtacacctgaaactaacacaacactgtaaatcaactatacttcaatttaaaaagttaattccGTTATGTAAATCAATTGTCtttaaagtttttccttttaagatgtAAATATATACAGGACAGCCTAGGAGTTAAGACTTCCTCTGCTGAGTCATCTTAGCAGGATCAGTTTGTGGAAATGACTTCTGCAGGACGGTTTCCTGAAACCAGATCTAAGAGAAGAGcgcagggaagggaagagacagTTGGCAAAGGCCAGATTAGCTCAAGCATCTCCCTGTCCTGTCTGCTGTTCCTCAGCGACTGGGCCTCTAATTCAGTTAAGATTTTATTTGTCCTTTAGGATTCAGCTAGAATGTCACTGGTCCTATGAAGtctcctcccatcctcccacCTACCTCCCTCTTTTTCACCTGGCTCTTTGGGCATCTTATTCTGGCAATCGGGTACTTGCGGATTCTATCATCAGATGGTAAACTACTTTAGGGTGTGGGTGGTATCATGTGCTCTTCGTGTGCCCAGCCCCTACTGCACTACCTGGAAcagaaaaatgttgaataaatgtttgtAGAAGTAAATacgaaaaaagaaaagaaaaaccaggcTCTTTAGGATGTTGTGTCCAAGTCTTAGCTGGTGGACGAGACCTTGGGCTTCGAGCATTGTTGAGTCTGTTCTGGTAGCCGGCAGTCCCCTAAGTCCATGGACGATGAGGGCCCCTAACATCACGCCCCAGACATGGGAGCGTACAAGAGAACCTCCTGCCCCTGGAAGCCTCAATGTCAGGTTCTAGGATATTGTAAATACCCCCTTAGCGCTATACATAATAGATACAGAACACAGTGCAAACAGAAGAAATTGATCTTAGTTTATAATTCCTAAAACTATTTTATAAGAGCAAGTTTCACTTCCCAGACTCCAAAATAAACATGCATTCCCCCCTCCTCCAGCCAAAAAAGTTCCTCCTGGGCAGGAGAGCAAAGGGCCTACTGGCTCATGCTTCAGAACCAGATGCCTCCTCTGCTTACAGCTGTGCGAGCTTGGGCCAGTAGcttgccctctctgtgcctcctcttcctcttctgtatAATGAATAACAATAATACCCACCTTCTAGGATTCACGAAGGGATTTGATGAAATGGTGCAGGTTACTGCCTGAGGCTTAGATGagctggggtaggggtggagcGTTGCTGTGAGTATTCTTAGAAAGCCCAGCATCCATACCACTTCTTAGGTGTTATCAGTCACCCTATTATTTACTAGTAAACCATGTCATTCCCAGACAAATactccattcattcaataaatagtgtttaAAAACTTACTGCGTGCCAAGCTATGTTCTGGGCATGAGAAGTACAGCTGAAAACATAAACGGAAACCCTGTCCCCATCTATTTTTTCAAGAAATATCTGTGAGGCACCtcctgtgcaccaggcactgtgcaaagtGCCTGGGAAAAGCAGTGAAAAACTGAGGTGATCTCTGCTCTCACAGAAACAACAGTCAAGGCAAggaaacaggcattaggaaacaaacataATCAAGCAGATGGAGCATAAGGTAGAGAAAGACAGCGCACTGCTTAAACATGGTCTTCTTTCCCTTACTGATAAACGTATGTCAGTGCATAAACGTTGTTTGTGTTCTTAGTGGAGGAAACAGATATTTGCCATATTTCATGCCCTGTAGGAGCTAAGCGCTCTCAACCAGAGGGCTTGCTAAAATGGATGAAAAAGCTAACAGCAACAGAAGAGGCATCTTCCGGAGGTGTATGGGCCCAGCGCTGAAAAGCACCTATAAACTGTATAAATCTTCAGAGGCTAATGACAGAGGGCTCACAGGAGAGGCCACTATACCCAACCCCCATCCTGTCAGCTTTATTTTAAAACCCTCTGGGGTTGTTTCCAGTCACTCCCTgtttccacccccagccccaagcaaccactaatctgctttctgtctctccagATTTGCCTTTTCCGGACCTGTAATACAGATGGAATCACAAGATAGGACTTTCCGAGGTGATGTAAATGCCCTAAAGTGGATTAAGGCGATGCTGCGATATCTCTGTACATTTACTAAAGATCAGTAAGTGTACCCTTAAAACAGGTAAGTTTCATGCTGTATGGCGTAACTTATTATACTTTAATAGAACTGTTTcaagataaaacaaaaacttccAGCGGCTTCCTGTTTCACTTGGGGTGAAATCGAAACTCATTTCCCGGGAGCCCTGTAGGATCTAGCATTGGCCTGGcgctcccacctccaccctccccacctctgccctctaCCTGCTGCGCGAACCTCCTCTTCTGGACTTGTGTCCCATCTCCAGGCTCTGCAGTGCCCTCTGCCTGCAAGGCTTGGCCCCCATCACACAACTGTCTCTTCTTGCCTATCCTTATGTCTACATATCCTTATGTATCTGCCTTTTCAACTTTCCGTAGACTTGAAATTACAGTAACATAAAAAGTTCCCGCCACCCCATCGCCCCACCCCCTCTAAAAACACACGGTAAATTACAGGACGAGATCTCGCGATATCGGAAGAAACGTAAGCGACCCAGGGCTAAAAGCTGCCACCAGAGGTCCTGGGTCACGTGGGGTGTGCTCACGTGACTAGAGGCCTGCGTCCAACATGGCGGCCTCCATAGGTCGCTGGCTTCTCTTCCTCATTGTACTGCGCAGCTTCCTCGGCGAGGCGTTCGGCGCCCTCGGCTCCGGGTGAGTACAGCCCCCCCGGGGGAGGTGGGGCGAGCCTGGTTCAGGGTTCCTCCGCCTGGGACACAGTCCTCCAGGCTTACGTCTGCCCCATCCCCGCAGGTCCTCCCGCGACGACGACTTGCTGCTGCCGTACTCGCGCGCGCGGCCGCGCTCCGTCCGGGACTGCACGAGGGTGCGCGCTGGCAGCCGCGAGCACGAGAGCTGGCCGCTGTCCCCCGTGACCCCTGGCGCCCGCGGCCCCACCGTGCGCACCTTCGTCTCGCACTTCGAGCACCGCGCGGTGGCCGGCCACCTGACGCGGGCCGCCGAACCCCTGCGCACCTTCTCGGTGCTGGAGCCCGGCGGGTCCGGCGGCTGCGCGTCGAGGCGCCGCACCACGGTGGAGGAGACGGCGCGGGCTGCCGGCTGCAGCGTCGCTCAGAACGGCGGCTTCTTCCGCATGGACACGGGCGAGTGCCTGGGGAACGTTGTGAGCGACGGGCGGCGGGTGAGCAGCGCCGGGGGGCTGCAGAACGCGCAGTTCGGGATCCGCCGCGACGGGACCCTGGTTACCGGGTGAGAAGGCAGGGAGCCCCCATGACTGCCGAGGGCAGAGGGCCTGAGAATTCGGGTGTAACCGTGCCGCCGTGTTCAAGTTCCCTGACCAAGctaagcctccgtttcctcagCTGCAGAATGGGGACAGTAACACCCTCCTTGCAGAGTTCATTCATCTTCCTGTATTGTGCAGCACTTGCTTTGTATCGGGTATTGTATCTGGCAGAGAGCTACGCACCAGGGAAATAGCTGTGAACAAGTGCACAGTCTTTGCCTTCACGGACCTCCCCCatttctaggaaaataaacaaaagctagGGAGATAACTAAGTTAGTTCAGATTGCGTATGTGCAGTGAAGCAATGGACAGGTTGAACTGATTGTAAATAGAGTGTTGAGTTTAGGGAAGGTAATCAGGAAAGGTTTGTCTGAGAAGGTGACTTTTAAGTGGAGACCTGCAGATTAATCACAAGTCAGCCAGGGTCAGAACTGAAGGAAGAATTTTGCAGTCAGAAGGAACAGCAAGCACTAAGGCTCAGAGGTACTGAGGGGCTTGGTGTTTGTGAGAGCCTGAAGGAAGGAACAAAGTATCAGGGTGACACAACTGACTTTGGTTATTTAAAAGCTTGCGCTGACCCTGCTGACCTCTAGGCTGGAGGGGCCATAGTATAAGCAAGGAGGCCTGTTAAGAGGCTGTGTAGGGATCAGGGGTGATGGCCTGAGAGGTCGAGGGCCATAGATGGACTTGAGATCTGTTAAATGAAGTGTAGATTGGGATGTGTAGACTGTTTGCAAAGGCTGCTTCCAGGACCAGGGAGGTTCCTGGGCATGAGGAGGAATCAAGCAGCCAGGCAGTGAGTTTGGAGTCCCAATACCCGCAGCTGCCACTGCTGTTGACTGAGTCTCTTGCTTTCCCTCTGTCTAGGTACCTGTCTGAAGAGGAAGTGCTGGACACTGAAAATCCTTTTGTGCAGCTGCTGAGTGGGGTTGTGTGGCTGATTCGTAATGGAAGCATCTACATCAACGAGAGTCAGGCAGCTGAGTGCAATGAGACACAGGAAACAGGTGAGGGGGTGGCATCGAGTATGATGAGatgtgggtggtgggtgggggtgttGGCAACAGCCCTCTTGAGAACTAGGACTGATAGGGTGGTGGGGGAAGTCTTTCAACaagcactattctaggcactggggatctGTGGATATTAAGACAGATAAGGTCTCTGCTCTTGTGGAGtgtgtaagaaagaaaatatataacatGATGAAGAGAAGTGGTaagtgttaagaaaaataaagttggaggaaaGGAGATATGGACAAGGGAATAGAGAAGTGCTGCTAAAATATTTGAGGACCAGCAGTATTAGCATCACCCAGGAGCTTGTTGTAAATGCAGAACTTCAGCCCCTACCCCTGTGCCTCAGAGCTGCGGAATCAGAATCCCTGGGGGTGAGGCCCAAGAATGTGTGTTCTGAGGAGCCCTCTGGATGATTCTGATAGACACTcgagtttgggaaccactgggaTGTGAAATACTGGGGCGGGAAAGGGGTACCATGGCCCTGATGTGGAAACAGGCTATTTTAAACTGTGCAGTCAAGGAAAGCCTCATGGAGGAGGTGACTTAGATCAGAAGGCGCATGCCATGGAAAGAACTAGGAAGAAGCACTGTCCAGCCAGAAGGAACAGAAAGTGGCTGCAGGGTGTTGAGAGGAGGGACCCCCAGGAGATGAGGTAGAAGTCCAGGGTGGTCATGCCAGGCGTTGGTAAGgcatttggattttgttctaaCAATGGAAGCATTGGAGCGTTTTCACCTGGAGGTGGACCTCACTTGATTTACATTTAAGAAGAGCCCTTTGGCTCCTCCTGGGGACTGGCTGAGactgggcaggaggcaggcaggcagtgagaTGCTGGATGGCATAGACCTGGGGGTAGAGTGGTGCTGGACTGGCAGGAAGTAGCAGGTAGTAGAAGGCCTCCCAAAGAACCAGGTGATAAGCCAGGCTGCCTCTCCTTCAGGTTCCTTCAGCAAATTTGTGAATGTGATATCGGCCAGGACGGCTGTGGGCCACGACCGGAAGGGGCGACTGGTGCTCTTCCACGTGGATGGGCAGACAGAGCAGCGGGGGTGAGTGCCACGAGCCAGGGCCTCTGGCCTGGGCTGAGTTCTGCTCTGAGGAACTTCAGCCCACCAAGAGCTGCCCTTCTGACCCCCAGCTATTCCCCAGGGACATTCATACCCATCTGTCCCCTGTCTTCCCACTGGTAGAGTCCCTAGGTCTGTCCCACTTCCAAGAGTTCATTGTCTTCCACACACTTACTATCAGTCTCCCCACCTTAGGCCTCATCTCTCCTGAACTCCGGTTGGAATGAAAGGAAATTATCACAAAGTTAGCAGGGAAATGACCTTGGTTCCAATCCCAGTTCAGCCATCTGCTAGCTCTGTAGCCGTagacaagttactcaacctctctgagctgctgTTTCCCCCTCTGTAAAGTGAGTGAGCTACTTCACCatggctgtgtaacaaattagcaGAGTCAGCACTGATTTGTGAGATCATAGCTCTCTAGGTCAGGAGTCTGGAAGGCTCAACTGGGTTCTCTGTTCAAAGTGTCTCACAGACAAAATCCAGCTGTTGGCCAGGTAGGATGCTTCTCTGGAGCTCCTGGAAAAGAATCCTCTTCCcagctcattcaggttgttggcagaatgcAATTCCTCacagttgtaggactgaggtcttTGTGTCCTTGCTGACTGTCCACCAGGGGGCCTTTCTGCTCCTGAGGTCATCTGCATTCCTCAAATACAAGCTCTCCCAACCCTCAAGCTGCAAAGATGTGTCCTATCTATCTAATCCCCTTGTAATTCCGATCTCTTTCActtcctcttctgtctccagCCAGAGATGTTTTCTGCTTTTAAGGTCTCGTGATTTTGTCGGGTCCACCCAGGTAATCCAGGATAGTGTCCCCATTTGCAGACAGCTATGCCAAGTATCCTAATACAGTCACGAGAGTGATCTCTTGTTATAGTAACAGCTTCCAGTGATTGGGACAGGACACCTTTAGGGGGGCCATTTAGAAATCTGCTTGTCACAGTGGGTATGTGATGCTGTCCACTGTGCAAGATAAGATGAGTTAACCCAGAAACGGCGGTCAGCAGCCCTGCTCTTGTGCCACAGCATTAACCTGTGGGAGATGGCGGAGTTCCTGCTGAAACAGGATGTGGTCAATGCCATCAACCTGGATGGAGGGGGCTCTGCCACCTTCGTGCTCAATGGGACCTTGGCCAGTTACCCATCCGATCACTGGTAAGCTTACTAGAGCCCCCTTGTTGAGGTTCAATCCAGGCCTATCCCCAGCTGTCTCATTCAGCAagtactgagtacctactgtgtgccaggccctggggtttCAGCAGAGAGCAGGAGGAGCCTAgatccctgcctctctctgcttACAGGAAGTATACATAGTGTAGCTGCATTGCTCAGGCCAACAGAAGGGGCCAACTGATCGGTCAGGAAAGACCTGAGAATAGTGAAACATGGGCTGAGATCTGGAGGATGAGGAAGTGGCTAGGGAGGAACGGGAGAGCCTTCTGGACCAAGAGCaacttgtgcaaaggccctggggtggaagGGA
Encoded proteins:
- the NAGPA gene encoding N-acetylglucosamine-1-phosphodiester alpha-N-acetylglucosaminidase isoform X2, producing the protein MAASIGRWLLFLIVLRSFLGEAFGALGSGSSRDDDLLLPYSRARPRSVRDCTRVRAGSREHESWPLSPVTPGARGPTVRTFVSHFEHRAVAGHLTRAAEPLRTFSVLEPGGSGGCASRRRTTVEETARAAGCSVAQNGGFFRMDTGECLGNVVSDGRRVSSAGGLQNAQFGIRRDGTLVTGYLSEEEVLDTENPFVQLLSGVVWLIRNGSIYINESQAAECNETQETGSFSKFVNVISARTAVGHDRKGRLVLFHVDGQTEQRGINLWEMAEFLLKQDVVNAINLDGGGSATFVLNGTLASYPSDHCQDNMWRCPRRVSTVVCLHEPRCQPPDCNGHGTCVEGRCQCSGHFWQGAACNELDCGPANCSQHGLCTETGCHCEAGWTGSNCSEECPLGWYGPGCQSPCKCEHQCPCDPQTGNCSLARAPTLTSILSQVKQCLLPPEATLKAGELSLFTRTTWLALTLALVFLLLISAAANVSLFLGSRTERRRHLDGAYVYHPLQEMNGELLASEKEQLGDTCNPFKD
- the NAGPA gene encoding N-acetylglucosamine-1-phosphodiester alpha-N-acetylglucosaminidase isoform X3, which codes for MAASIGRWLLFLIVLRSFLGEAFGALGSGSSRDDDLLLPYSRARPRSVRDCTRVRAGSREHESWPLSPVTPGARGPTVRTFVSHFEHRAVAGHLTRAAEPLRTFSVLEPGGSGGCASRRRTTVEETARAAGCSVAQNGGFFRMDTGECLGNVVSDGRRVSSAGGLQNAQFGIRRDGTLVTGYLSEEEVLDTENPFVQLLSGVVWLIRNGSIYINESQAAECNETQETGSFSKFVNVISARTAVGHDRKGRLVLFHVDGQTEQRGINLWEMAEFLLKQDVVNAINLDGGGSATFVLNGTLASYPSDHCQDNMWRCPRRVSTVVCLHEPRCQPPDCNGHGTCVEGRCQCSGHFWQGAACNELDCGPANCSQHGLCTEKCPLGWYGPGCQSPCKCEHQCPCDPQTGNCSLARAPTLTSILSQVKQCLLPPEATLKAGELSLFTRTTWLALTLALVFLLLISAAANVSLFLGSRTERRRHLDGAYVYHPLQEMNGELLASEKEQLGDTCNPFKD
- the NAGPA gene encoding N-acetylglucosamine-1-phosphodiester alpha-N-acetylglucosaminidase isoform X1, encoding MAASIGRWLLFLIVLRSFLGEAFGALGSGSSRDDDLLLPYSRARPRSVRDCTRVRAGSREHESWPLSPVTPGARGPTVRTFVSHFEHRAVAGHLTRAAEPLRTFSVLEPGGSGGCASRRRTTVEETARAAGCSVAQNGGFFRMDTGECLGNVVSDGRRVSSAGGLQNAQFGIRRDGTLVTGYLSEEEVLDTENPFVQLLSGVVWLIRNGSIYINESQAAECNETQETGSFSKFVNVISARTAVGHDRKGRLVLFHVDGQTEQRGINLWEMAEFLLKQDVVNAINLDGGGSATFVLNGTLASYPSDHCQDNMWRCPRRVSTVVCLHEPRCQPPDCNGHGTCVEGRCQCSGHFWQGAACNELDCGPANCSQHGLCTETGCHCEAGWTGSNCSEACTNGSFGEECAKKCQCHNGATCDPVQGTCTCPPGFTGDTCVQECPLGWYGPGCQSPCKCEHQCPCDPQTGNCSLARAPTLTSILSQVKQCLLPPEATLKAGELSLFTRTTWLALTLALVFLLLISAAANVSLFLGSRTERRRHLDGAYVYHPLQEMNGELLASEKEQLGDTCNPFKD